A genomic segment from Spongiibacter sp. IMCC21906 encodes:
- a CDS encoding SIS domain-containing protein, with the protein MRPRNIIRAIESARDGLRRSERLVADYILANRREVIHMRIVDLAQEAHVSEPTVVRFCRAVGCDGFQNFKLTLAQHIAHSPEYAAFSFTDDDSARQYTFTVFDATMEALKKVRDSIEVDAVEKAVDLLANARRVELYGFGASAAVASDAQHNFFRLQISASVYSDPHMQAMSAMSLHSDDVVVAISQSGRTRSLLDAIKLAQKSGATVIALAPSGSPVADASDLPIYIDVDLDEGNYTPLPSRLAHMTVLDILAVGIANTKKGLREHLATIEAGLQALRLDTRS; encoded by the coding sequence GTGAGACCTAGAAACATCATCCGCGCCATCGAGAGCGCCCGGGACGGGCTGCGCCGCAGCGAGCGGCTGGTGGCGGACTATATCCTGGCCAACCGCCGGGAGGTGATTCATATGCGGATTGTCGATCTGGCCCAGGAAGCCCATGTCAGTGAGCCCACCGTGGTGCGGTTCTGTCGGGCGGTGGGCTGTGACGGATTTCAGAACTTTAAACTGACCCTGGCCCAGCATATTGCCCACAGCCCCGAGTACGCGGCCTTTTCCTTTACCGACGACGACAGCGCCCGCCAGTACACCTTCACGGTGTTTGACGCCACCATGGAGGCCCTGAAAAAAGTCCGCGACAGCATTGAGGTCGACGCGGTGGAAAAGGCGGTGGATTTGCTCGCCAACGCCCGGCGGGTGGAGCTATATGGCTTTGGCGCCTCGGCGGCGGTGGCCAGCGACGCCCAGCACAATTTCTTCCGGCTGCAGATCAGCGCCAGCGTCTACTCTGACCCCCATATGCAGGCCATGTCGGCCATGTCCCTGCACAGCGACGATGTGGTGGTGGCCATCTCCCAATCCGGTCGCACCCGCTCCCTCCTCGACGCCATCAAGCTGGCCCAGAAAAGCGGCGCCACCGTCATTGCCCTGGCCCCCAGCGGCAGCCCGGTGGCCGATGCCAGCGATTTGCCCATCTACATTGATGTCGATCTGGATGAGGGCAACTACACGCCGCTGCCCTCCCGCCTGGCCCATATGACGGTGCTGGATATTCTGGCGGTGGGCATCGCCAACACCAAAAAGGGCCTGCGGGAGCACCTGGCTACCATTGAAGCGGGCCTGCAGGCCCTGCGGCTGGACACCAGGAGTTGA
- a CDS encoding thermostable hemolysin, whose protein sequence is MMLKLPAVALAETPAIPLCHTEDQGLELPPKLALVGPHHPQRAAVEGFIATCFARRYKARLSHFMPTLLVMGGAARVEACLGLRRGSPTQRFFLEQYLDQPAEQLLAGLLRRPVARTALVEIGNLVSLGGGRSQMLFVALTSLLGQIDAEWAIFTATPEVRKLLSRLKLTQYVLGEADGHRLGASLADWGSYYDGRPQVVAVQVRKARRALKSSVLNRLRLINCEPQLRALLAAEDGAL, encoded by the coding sequence ATGATGTTGAAACTGCCTGCTGTCGCCCTTGCCGAAACCCCTGCCATCCCCCTGTGCCACACCGAGGATCAGGGCCTGGAGTTGCCGCCGAAACTGGCACTGGTCGGGCCCCATCACCCCCAGCGGGCGGCGGTGGAAGGTTTTATCGCCACCTGCTTTGCCCGCCGCTACAAGGCCCGTCTGAGTCACTTTATGCCGACCCTGCTGGTAATGGGTGGTGCGGCCAGGGTGGAGGCCTGCCTGGGGCTGCGCCGGGGATCGCCTACCCAGCGCTTCTTTCTGGAACAGTACCTGGATCAGCCCGCCGAGCAATTATTGGCCGGGCTGCTGCGTCGGCCGGTGGCCAGAACCGCCCTGGTGGAGATAGGCAATCTGGTCTCCCTGGGGGGCGGCCGCAGCCAGATGCTGTTTGTGGCCCTCACGTCCTTGCTCGGCCAGATTGATGCCGAGTGGGCGATCTTCACCGCTACCCCGGAGGTGCGCAAATTATTGAGCCGCCTCAAGCTGACCCAGTATGTCCTCGGCGAGGCTGACGGCCACCGCCTGGGGGCCTCCCTGGCGGACTGGGGCAGTTATTACGACGGCCGCCCCCAGGTGGTGGCGGTGCAGGTGCGCAAGGCCCGCCGGGCACTGAAGTCCTCGGTTCTCAATCGCTTGCGCCTGATCAACTGCGAACCCCAATTGCGGGCGCTATTGGCGGCGGAGGATGGCGCGCTGTGA